gagagagagacagacagagagagagacagacagacagagagagagacagacagagtgagagagagacagacagagagagagacagacagagtaagagagacagacagagagagagagagacagacagagagagagacagacagagtaagagagacagacagacagagagagagacagacagagtaagagagacagacagacagagagagagacagacagagagagagacagacagagtaagagagacagacagacagagagagagagagtcgtgGTGAACACattgagaataaaacaaatgaacagtaTCTGTCTGtatcagtttcctgttttaaatgaaaattctACTTATCAGACaatttactgaagtaaaaaaaaactgacacaaTGAAGTCTTGGAAGTTTCAGATGAATTATTATAAATGTTCTGTTTCATCACTGATCAGAATATTGATGCGTTATTGTGTCCGTCGCTTAAATATAGCAGCAGCTACAAGTGAGGCTGAATTTTAATACTTTATCTGAACCTACACTTGTATTAAGTCAGatattatattcaaataaaaaccacatcatttcattatttgaaAAGTTTACTTACAAAGTATCAGGAGACAGAAATACTGGAGTACCTCAGTACTCCAGTTACAATAATTAGTTACTTTTCATCACTGGACAAAATGACTTGTGTTATCAGTCTCTGATTGTCTCCTGCTGATCCTGAATCAGTGTTTATCCTGCAGCTCCCTCTACTGTTCACTGTGTCACAGCTTTAAAATACACTGAAGGTgcttttattgaaataaaatacacaaaccaaACTGTTCATTCAATTCATTTATATCTAAAGGACAAAACATCTTCTGTCATGAACTTAAAgagtttttcattcatttacactTTAATCGACAGGATTGGTCGATTAAAGTGTTGCACAGTTGTTCTGGTGTGTTTAAGGACtctccatcttttttctttactaGATCGATTCCATGGTTTTGCAAAGTTTCATTTTCTTACATTGAACATGAACTTTATCGTAATCAGAGCATCACTGAACGCACCACAGAGTTGTAAATAGAAGACAATTGAATATTGAGTGTGAACATTTATTCTTGACAACAGTTTGACAAAAAAACAGCTGGGGAAcatctggatcttctcctgcagcctctagtagaacatctggaaccttcccagttagcgagtgggcgtgtctctgaggtttctaacacgtgacggacgtgaaactgaagaacacgaatgtctcaggatgaagaagaggagccgtacacgtagaagacgaagacgtccacttggaaagacgaggaggttccagatgttttggtgatgagggccgacgccgtgtggacgagctgtaaacaacaacactgatctttacacagtttagacgccatgtcccgcctcctgctgctctacaggctccgcccctcacctgaatgtccccacatgttcctgttgttgtgaacgagtcgacaatctgctacacacactgactacacaacatgtctacacaacatgtctatacaacatgtctacacaacatgtctacacaacatgtctacacaacatgactacacacatgtccacacaacatgtcatgTCCCGCTCTACCCAGGCCCTCCCCCTCACCTGAGAGAAAACTACAGTTATTCTGGTTTTTGTGTCTGACCCCGATATTTTcagtgggttagggttaactGTGCATGTCCCTAATATATTTTCAGAATCTTTGTCCAAACCCGCCAGGAGTGAAGTTTCCACACTGCTTCATCTTAAACTCTGAAAAACTctaaatgtctgaaaacagcagaaactaTTTTGTCAAATTAAAGTTTTGTTGACACCACAGTCTTCGAAACTACAGGTGCCCCTGCAGGCAGAAATGAGTCATTACAGGCTGCTGCCGACAGAAGCTCAGGTTTTATGTTAGTGTGGCGTTCAGCAGGTGTTTTCAGGAAGTCTTGGCGTTTTGCAGTGGCAGCTTCCTGCGGTCCTTCCCAgcgttcctcttcctcttcttacTCAGGAAGTTCTGCAGTTTCCCgctcttcttcagctcctgGTATTTCTCTGCCAGCTGCAGTTTCTTCTTTTCCGctgagaacaaaaacagaagagtTGACTTTAGTTTGAgagttaaaacacaaaatgtgacACAAGACAAAAATTCAGattaaagtgattttaaaaaacaactgaacagaatCCAGACACTTGCTCGCTCTTACATTTCTTAAGGAAGAAGGGTTGAGCTCCCTGATTGGCTCgctctctctgctgcctcttgAACtgcaactctctctctctctgctgctctcggCTCTTCCTCGCGCGCTCCTGGTTCTCCTgcgggtcaaaggtcacacgcATTTCAACAAACTCTCAAGCTTTTTTGTTTCCTGGAAATGAAACGTTTTCTATTATTCTGATTGGATGGCAGCAGATGTAAACAGAACCCTCACCATCCTCTTCAGGAGAAACTGAAGTTTCTCCTTCTTCTCGTTactcatcttcttcctcttcagctgCTTCTGGACGACCTGCGGACAAACACCGTGAAGTTTCATCTTCAGTCCAATGTCGTCCACAACAATTTAACTCAAACTGAAAAAGTTGGTTTGTTcctcacctctttctctctctgtctgatgtTATCAATGAATTTGTACGTCTTCTCAAAGATCTCTGGCTTGTATTCTCCCGACAGGTCGTCAAATCGAGGATCTCTCAGCGTCTGAAGAGACAATCGTTCAAACGGAGTTTTCGAAAACACTGACTCAGCTCCACAGACTTTCTCCACTCACCGGTTTCTTGATGGCAACGACCTGACGAAGGAACGGCGCCGGTTTCTTGGCTGAAATCTCCATTGGTCTGAAATCAAACATAAAAACTACATGAACAACTCGTACAGGTTTAAAGAGCAGAGACGTGTCACATCACACCCGAATCTGAAGGAGTCGTCAGAGACGAGTCACCTGTTCTTGTTCAGTCGTTTCTTCTTGCCGGTCTCGTATTTCTTGCTGTTGCCATAGGTTACCTCGTTGTAAACTTTGGTTCCGACTTTATTCTGCAGCTTCATGACGTCTTCAAACGACATGTTGGACAATTCTGAAGGAGGAGTGTAAAGTTCCATTCAgtcacaagatggcagcgttcaatGGAAGAAAGTTTGGCTTTATattatacagtcagtgatggtctttatatacagtcagtgatcatctttatatacagtcagtgatcgtctttatatacagtcagtgatcatctttatatacagtcagtgatcgtctttatatacagtcagtgtctttatatacagtcagtgatggtctttatatacagtcagtgatcgtctttatatacagtcagtgtctttatatacagtcagtgatcatctttatatacagtcagtgatcatctttatatacagtcagtgatcatctttatatacagtcagtgatcatctttatatacagtcagtgatggtctttatatacagtcagtgatggtctttatatacagtcagtgatcatctttatatacagtcagtgtctttatatacagtcagtgatcatctttatatacagtcagtgatcgtctttatatacagtcagtgtctttatatacagtcagtgatcatctttatatacagtcagtgtctttatatacagtcagtgatcatctttatatacagtcagtgatcatctttatatacagtcagtgatcgtctttatatacagtcagtgtctttatatacagtcagtgatggtctttatatacagtcagtgatcatctttatatacagtcagtgatcatctttatatacagtcagtgatcatctttatatacagtcagtgtctttatgtacagtcagtgatcatctttatatacagtcagtgatcatctttatatacagtcagtgtctttatgtacagtcagtgatcatctttatatacagtcagtgatcatctttatatacagtcagtgtctttatatacagtcagtgatggtctttatatacagtcagtgatcatctttatatacagtcagtgatcgtctttatatacagtcagtgtctttatatacagtcagtgatcatctttatatacagtcagtgatcatctttatatacagtcagtgatcatctttatatacagtcagtgtctttatatacagttaaaaaaaaactcaccttttttaatttcctctcttgTCTGGATTTTACTGCCACCAATATTCGCTGgttcttcatcatcctcctcttcttcacctccatcaGACTCATCCTCTTTTTCAGACTCTTCCTCATCACCACTATTAGAGtcttcttcctccccctcaTCACTgtattcctcctcttcctctcctctgtggtttctctgttcttcctcagtccctcctcttcctcgtatGTCAGTGAGCAGAGTGAAGTTCTTCTCCTCATCAGTATTTTCATCATCGCTGCTCTTCATCGTCCTTGTCTGCTTCgagacctgctgctgctgcttcctcttcatcttgtttttgtgtctcagcTGTGGAAAACAAATGATGCATCAATTCTGCAGCTGATTTATAGATTCATGTAAATTGCccttaaaataaagatgttattCTGCATACCAAGTAATGTTTGTTACATGAACATGTTTTAGTTAGTTGAAAACTTACTGTAAGAAGTTGGCTACATTAATATTAAGAGCAAGGTGTTAACTTATCTGTTTACCACTTGAATAAATATTACTGTGTTCACTTAGCTGCAGAGAAATGTTAAGTTAGCCCAACTTGTCTACATAGTGAGtttcaaccatagactgtatataaggtttcaactatgtattttttcaaatataagTACACGCCCAAATTTGCCCAGGCACGTTCCACTGCAGATGCCTCTATcacaagaagaggaaggaggaagagaaaccggagctttaatatttgaatatcaTCAGGGTAAGTAACTATCTTTGTCTTATTCACAACTGCTCACTGCATCAGGACACAGTGCAAGATATTGTCTTTTACGCAGCACTTAAGTTAAATTACGAAGCTCATGTAGAAAACTCCTATAGGCCTTCTTAGCTAGCTAACATTAATGCTGTCACTGAACTTGTGTAGCGTTAGTTTTGCAACTGGTGGTGATGTTAAGCCATGATAATTCtgttctgtttatatttatactgttcattctgttcatcccgccatggctgccatatttatactctttatatcgtcactgcctgtttatatctatTAATgacttatattttttatattttatatttcatatttaattctgtttgcaccggggattaGAGGGAAACAccatttcaattctctgtatgtcctgcacatatggcattattgataataaagttgacttgacttgacttgctAACGTGGAGAGTAATCCAAAAAGCCAATGGAAAAATCCCGTTGGCTTTTTGAGATAGAACCAGGGTGATGCTAACATTCGCAAAGCCTACAAAAATATGTTATCCACTCTGTGGATGTGCAGTTGTAAAATATTTGTTCTTGTTCGCAGGATAATTCAgtagaaagaaggagagaggtcactaattataaattaaaattaaactaTCCATTATCCTGTGGTTTTctcagagaaaagaaggaggacCTCTTCAACGAGCACTTGGTAAGAAACACTAATGTTCAAACAGTCCACTGTACTTTGTGTTGACCTACTTATGACAGGATGGTGAAGTGCAGGTTACCATTGATGAAGATTGTCGTCACCAGAGGTGCCATAATGTCTGACACAGCTAGTGCAAGGATTGTGATCGAGGCAACACGAGTCCTGGAAGACCTGAATGTACCAAGAGCCTGTGCCTTGCTAATGGGGCTGATATAAGCACTCTACCTCAACGATCCAAAAGAATCGATCAAAACATTTGAGGTATTTCAAAAATGATCCCTTTTATCCGGAAGAAAACTAATTCTGTGCCATGGTGATTAATTAGTACTGTGGAGTAAAGTaatgtagtactgtagtactttGGAATACTGTGCCTGAAGGTGCTGAAGCTGGTAGTGATACCATtatgatgttaccatggcaaccagatgaAGCGCTTCGTTTAtttcctccattcaaacagaaagatgaCTACCCCCCCCCCGCCCAAACTGAAAATACGTCACGTCAGACACTGTGTACAAagcaatcagagtcaagtatagATAGACTCCACCCACGTAGGTGCTGACAGGACGTACGTGTCAGACCAGATTCTTCAGTCCCTGAATCACAACTTGAAACTTAAACTAACAGATGAGATgaaacatgaagcttcagactctcaGTGAGAAAACGTCCAGTCAGactatttgaaaaataaaatcgtTTTAACTCGATTTTCTACAGAACAGAGCTGGGGCTCCGGGTTGGTTTGATGAACTGTTGCCATAAAGCTTCCCGCCACACGCGGCAGCACTGAGACCAGTAGAGCAGAGAAAGACTGCAGCTCTGTAAGAGAAGAAGATCGCAGCGCCATGTTTGATTCTCTTGATAGAAAAAGTTTGATAAAAGTTCACCTGCGGTCTAAGTCCTGTTTCAGTAAGTCTACTCATCGACGAGAAGCCGAACTGCTCTTGAGAAGTTCTTCTATCGTCTGACGGTTTGAGTTTGAGCTTCTGTCCGATAAACAGGTTTATTAACCACCTCCTCAtctttgttgtggttttatcAATGTTCCACAATATTTACCGTGTCAATGTTTGACACTTCTCACAACGACAGACGCTCACATAGTTGTTCATCCACGTTATTCCTCTTCACTGCAGCGGCCTATCAACTCATTCATGTGAATATTCTTCATGCTACTCGTGGATTCTCTCGTGGCTGCAGCTAACAACATTAGCATCGGCGGAGGACCGGCTGGTGTTTCACCGACGTCGTTTATTCGAGACAAACTTTCTATCGCGGTAATCAATGAGCCGAATTAAAGAACAGATCTACATTAAGAGTTGAAGTGACATATTATAAAGTTGTTTCAACAATATGTCTTCGCTGTGAAACAAATCACTTTAAACGGACAGATTTTCGCATAGGTCTGACGTGACGTCCGCTCAGAGCCGAGGAGTCAAACTCATCGTAACCAGGTGTGCCTACGTCACAGGCCTGGTCACCAGCTGTTCGTATAAAGGGAGAAACATCTGTATTTACCTGATTTCACATCTGTATTTACCTGATTTCACATCTGTATTTACCTGATTTCACGATGCAGCTGTTCAACGTCCTGTTTGTACGGAGCCGTTACCCACGTGTCACTGCACTGACGTCACTAATCATATccggtttcaaaataaaagtgtcagTGATTTTGAATTGAAACAAAGGAGAAAACGTTTAAGTCACGTATTTATTATCTTTCTGTTATATTCCTACATACGGACACTTTTCTACACTGTTTAGATTTACTTGAAATcaactgataaataaaaactatttgacCATGAGCCTGTGTGTTTTAGGgaaattatcattatcattaagtgtttcattctttaaaataacattttttaataGACCATCATACATTCAATGGTCCGTatagatgcattttaaaataattatcgCTCAATATACTAAATAAATGTCTCTTTGAAGAAAAgaacatatttaaatacataatgaGCTTCAATCTTAACACAATAAATCACTTTGGCTTCATTATAAACTTGAGGTTTGTGAACCACGATCATAAATCTGCATCTGCATGTAATCACCAGTTCCCATGGAAACAAAatatgcttttattgtgaaacatcACACAGGAAGTCCGCTAGTGACGTCACTGGGCTGATTTACAGCTCGTGAGGTGAACACGGGTCGTCAGACTCATCAGAGCTCCGCCCGCCGCTCCGTGTCTCCGGCTCAccccacaacaacaaacaaaccaaccaaccttcctcttctttctccgcaggaggatggagagatagaACAGCAACAGgtccaggaggagaaggaggtacATCAGAGGAAGAGCAGGTACATCCGAGGAAGAGCAGGTACAtccgaggaagaggaggaggagaagaggaggaggagcaggtacatctgaggaagaggaggaggagcaggtacatccgaggaagaggaggaggagcaggtacatcagaggaagagcaggtacatccgaggaagaggaggaggagaagaggaggaggagcaggtacatctgaggaagaggaggaggagcaggtacatccgaggaagaggaggaggagcaggtacatccgaggaagaggaggagcaggtacatctgaggaagaggaggagatacaTCTGAGGAAGAGCAGGTacatcagaggaagaggaggtacatctgaggaacaggaggaggaagggtggATGTGACTCAGCCGACAACATGATGCCGGTGAGTTACTAAACTACTCCTATTGTTCTCATTACACAGAAAACCTGTGAACACATTCAGGTCAAATGCAAATGGATCAAATACCTTAAGCCTCGATTTAATCTAAGGGAATTTACACTATGTTAAATGAAGTTCAATTGTGAATAATGGAACTCTGTTTTCATATAACCTCAATGATCAGCTGTTCAAATGAGGTCATGTGGTCTGGATTTCAGCCAATGGGAAGAACTTGTTTCCACAGTGAAGGTATCTAAAGATAAttagtgactgtatataaagatgatccctgactgtatataaagatgatcactgactgtatataaagataattagtgactgtatataaa
This is a stretch of genomic DNA from Paralichthys olivaceus isolate ysfri-2021 chromosome 8, ASM2471397v2, whole genome shotgun sequence. It encodes these proteins:
- the rrp36 gene encoding ribosomal RNA processing protein 36 homolog isoform X2, whose protein sequence is MKRKQQQQVSKQTRTMKSSDDENTDEEKNFTLLTDIRGRGGTEEEQRNHRGEEEEEYSDEGEEEDSNSGDEEESEKEDESDGGEEEEDDEEPANIGGSKIQTREEIKKELSNMSFEDVMKLQNKVGTKVYNEVTYGNSKKYETGKKKRLNKNRPMEISAKKPAPFLRQVVAIKKPTLRDPRFDDLSGEYKPEIFEKTYKFIDNIRQREKEVVQKQLKRKKMSNEKKEKLQFLLKRMENQERARKSREQQRERELQFKRQQRERANQGAQPFFLKKSEKKKLQLAEKYQELKKSGKLQNFLSKKRKRNAGKDRRKLPLQNAKTS
- the rrp36 gene encoding ribosomal RNA processing protein 36 homolog isoform X1 encodes the protein MYLLLLFLGCTCSSSSSSDVPAPPPLPQMYLLLLLFSSSSSSDVPALPLMYLLLLLFLGCTCSSSSSSDVPAPPPLLLLLFLGCTCSSSDVPALPLMYLLLLLDLLLFYLSILLRRKKRKLRHKNKMKRKQQQQVSKQTRTMKSSDDENTDEEKNFTLLTDIRGRGGTEEEQRNHRGEEEEEYSDEGEEEDSNSGDEEESEKEDESDGGEEEEDDEEPANIGGSKIQTREEIKKELSNMSFEDVMKLQNKVGTKVYNEVTYGNSKKYETGKKKRLNKNRPMEISAKKPAPFLRQVVAIKKPTLRDPRFDDLSGEYKPEIFEKTYKFIDNIRQREKEVVQKQLKRKKMSNEKKEKLQFLLKRMENQERARKSREQQRERELQFKRQQRERANQGAQPFFLKKSEKKKLQLAEKYQELKKSGKLQNFLSKKRKRNAGKDRRKLPLQNAKTS